Proteins encoded within one genomic window of Flavobacterium sp. NG2:
- the bioB gene encoding biotin synthase BioB, whose amino-acid sequence MSITKHNWTKDEIIAVYNKPMMDLLYEAASIHREHHDPNVVQVSTLLSIKTGGCPEDCGYCPQAARYHTDIEGNDLMSVSQVKAQALRAKSGGSSRVCMGAAWRNVKDGPEFDQVLEMVRTINKLDMEVCCTLGMITENQAQRLAEAGLYAYNHNLDTSEEYYKEVISTRGFEDRLQTIENVRKTNVTVCSGGIIGMGESIEDRAGMLVALSTLNPQPESVPINALVAVEGTPLEEEKPVEIWEMIRMVATTRIIMPETQVRLSAGRMNMSREGQAMCFFAGANSIFAGDKLLTTPNPDVDEDMRMFEMLGLNPQKPFTKVSQPQTVEASDSQFAPLGEKPKWSRPGHEIERNLEASQKGK is encoded by the coding sequence ATGAGTATCACAAAACACAATTGGACAAAAGACGAAATTATTGCTGTATATAATAAACCTATGATGGACTTGCTGTATGAAGCAGCATCTATTCATAGAGAGCATCATGACCCTAATGTTGTTCAGGTTTCGACATTATTATCTATTAAAACTGGTGGTTGTCCTGAAGATTGTGGATATTGTCCTCAAGCGGCACGTTATCATACAGATATCGAAGGGAACGACTTAATGTCGGTAAGTCAGGTAAAAGCACAGGCATTACGTGCTAAATCTGGTGGTTCTTCACGTGTATGTATGGGAGCTGCTTGGAGAAATGTAAAAGACGGACCAGAGTTTGATCAGGTGTTAGAAATGGTTCGTACGATCAATAAATTAGATATGGAAGTATGTTGTACCCTAGGTATGATTACCGAAAATCAAGCACAACGTTTGGCGGAAGCAGGTTTGTATGCGTACAATCATAATTTAGACACTTCAGAAGAATATTATAAAGAAGTTATTTCAACACGTGGTTTCGAAGATCGTCTTCAAACTATTGAGAATGTACGTAAAACAAATGTAACGGTTTGTAGTGGTGGAATTATTGGAATGGGAGAAAGTATAGAGGATAGAGCTGGAATGCTTGTGGCGCTTTCTACTTTGAATCCACAACCAGAATCAGTGCCTATTAATGCATTGGTAGCTGTAGAAGGGACTCCACTTGAAGAAGAAAAACCAGTTGAAATTTGGGAGATGATTCGTATGGTAGCTACCACTCGTATCATTATGCCTGAAACTCAAGTTCGTTTGTCAGCAGGGAGAATGAATATGAGTAGAGAAGGTCAAGCAATGTGCTTCTTTGCTGGTGCTAATTCAATTTTTGCGGGTGATAAACTACTTACCACTCCTAATCCAGATGTTGATGAAGACATGAGAATGTTTGAAATGTTAGGATTGAATCCTCAAAAACCGTTTACTAAAGTTTCTCAGCCACAAACAGTAGAAGCTTCTGATTCGCAGTTTGCGCCATTAGGTGAAAAGCCAAAGTGGTCTAGACCAGGTCATGAAATTGAAAGAAATTTAGAAGCCTCACAAAAAGGAAAATAA
- a CDS encoding IS982 family transposase has protein sequence MLCKDKIISIFCLIDDILQGIQHVEDVRRQVSDSEIILTAIVSSTSFYGNHCSAIKFMKQYGFIPNMLDKSRFNRRLHKVGKLLYELFEIVSSYFKDFCCEMHYIIDSFPVSVCNNMRITNCKIVSGNKWRGYTASMRSYFYGVKVQLLTTKDGIPIAFHFTPGKTGDAKALGKMIDKLHVEASLYGDSAYTDYGLEDIALNKKCILLKIQRKSNAKRIDTLEQKNEKLKMRKRVETTISDIKKMFPRTIHAVTLEGFLIKLTLFVFGLQLNKAIN, from the coding sequence ATGCTTTGTAAAGACAAAATTATATCAATTTTTTGTTTAATAGATGATATTTTACAAGGAATTCAACATGTTGAAGATGTAAGAAGACAAGTTAGTGATAGCGAAATTATCTTGACTGCAATAGTTTCTTCAACGAGTTTTTATGGTAATCATTGCTCTGCTATAAAATTTATGAAACAATATGGATTCATCCCTAATATGCTTGATAAGAGTAGATTCAATAGACGTTTACATAAAGTTGGAAAACTTTTATACGAGTTATTTGAGATAGTAAGTTCTTATTTTAAAGATTTCTGTTGTGAAATGCATTATATCATTGATTCTTTTCCTGTTTCAGTTTGCAACAATATGAGGATTACAAATTGTAAGATTGTTTCAGGTAATAAATGGAGAGGCTATACTGCCAGTATGCGAAGTTATTTTTATGGAGTAAAAGTACAATTACTCACCACAAAGGATGGGATTCCAATAGCTTTTCATTTCACGCCAGGAAAAACTGGCGATGCAAAAGCTTTAGGGAAAATGATTGATAAATTACATGTAGAAGCTTCATTATATGGTGATAGTGCCTATACAGATTACGGACTAGAAGACATTGCATTAAATAAAAAATGCATCTTATTAAAAATTCAACGTAAGTCAAATGCTAAAAGAATTGATACGCTAGAACAAAAAAACGAAAAACTCAAGATGAGGAAAAGAGTAGAAACAACAATAAGTGATATAAAGAAAATGTTTCCAAGAACAATTCATGCTGTTACATTAGAAGGTTTTTTAATAAAACTAACACTATTTGTCTTTGGACTACAATTAAATAAGGCTATTAACTAG
- a CDS encoding bifunctional riboflavin kinase/FAD synthetase: protein MNIFHSIEDFSSSKKTILTLGTFDGVHIGHKKILDKLIQNTQNKEYESLVLTFFPHPRMVLQDKSEIKLLNTIPEKIELLESIGIENLVIHPFDESFSRLTAEEFVEKILVNQFHIHKIIIGYDHRFGRNRTANIDDLIGFGQKYGFEVEQISVQELNAISVSSTKVRKAIVEGNIGLANSYLGYEYFLTGTVVEGKRLGRTIGFPTANLDIKEEYKLIPSNGVYVVKSSINGETVFGIMNIGVNPTVGTNPVSIEVYFLDFDGDLYSQELKISILHYIREEQKFDSIDILKNQIQKDKEIAEAYIRQLQ from the coding sequence TTGAATATTTTTCATTCCATAGAAGATTTTAGTTCCTCCAAAAAAACAATACTGACTTTAGGTACATTTGATGGTGTTCATATAGGTCATAAAAAAATATTAGATAAACTGATTCAGAATACTCAAAATAAGGAATATGAAAGCCTTGTTTTGACTTTTTTTCCACATCCTAGGATGGTTCTTCAGGATAAATCTGAGATTAAGTTGTTGAATACGATTCCTGAAAAGATTGAACTTTTAGAGTCTATTGGAATTGAGAATCTTGTTATTCACCCTTTTGACGAGAGTTTTTCAAGGTTAACAGCAGAAGAGTTTGTTGAAAAAATTCTAGTTAATCAATTTCATATTCATAAAATAATTATTGGTTACGACCATCGTTTTGGAAGAAATAGAACAGCAAATATTGATGATTTGATTGGTTTTGGTCAAAAATATGGTTTTGAAGTTGAGCAAATATCTGTTCAGGAACTAAATGCAATTTCAGTAAGTTCGACAAAAGTTAGAAAAGCTATTGTTGAAGGAAATATAGGTCTTGCTAATAGCTATTTGGGATATGAATACTTTCTAACGGGTACTGTTGTTGAAGGAAAACGTTTAGGTAGAACGATAGGTTTTCCTACGGCTAATTTGGATATTAAAGAAGAGTACAAGCTTATCCCTTCGAATGGTGTTTATGTTGTAAAAAGTTCTATTAATGGAGAAACTGTTTTTGGGATAATGAATATTGGTGTAAACCCAACAGTAGGGACAAATCCAGTGTCTATCGAAGTTTATTTTTTAGATTTTGACGGAGATTTATACAGCCAAGAATTAAAGATTTCTATTTTACATTATATTCGTGAGGAACAAAAATTTGATTCTATTGACATTCTAAAAAATCAAATTCAAAAAGATAAAGAAATAGCTGAAGCATATATAAGACAATTACAATAG
- a CDS encoding reprolysin-like metallopeptidase produces MRNQALFIFVFICHISFYAQTQSPWQKVTNESTTSKKLSSITIKEPTLYRLDLNSFKQSLTSITNKTAKKTAVEISIPNKNGDLEKFTVSEYSNFEPELQDKFPDIRAYEGKGITDNKARLNFSLSPKGIQTIILRADNATEFIETYSEDPSLYVVISSKTRNKGELPLSCKTEDVALNKDLLSKTAKISSNNKVFKTLRLALSCTGEYARYFGGPTATTADALAGMNATMTRVNAIFNRDLAVKLNIIANNNLIIYTNPATDPYSNASSLDNWALELQNTLTTVITNSGYDIGHLFGASGGGGNAGCIGCVCINPSVSDPYGKGSAYTSPSNGKPEGEAFDIDFVAHEMGHQLGANHSFSYEIEGTGVSVEPGSGSTIMGYAGVTEQYDIQAYSDSYFAYANILQIQNNLATKSCPTSTTITNNPPQINAGADYTIPKGTAFILKGTGSDSDGDTITYCWEQNDSATSANKDNSYAVSTKTNGPLFRSIAPANSPTRYMPPYSNVLANKLTSSWESVSNVARTLHFVLTGRDNAAMGTAQTNSDEMIVTVSGNIGPFAITSQNSEDIEWPQGSNQTITWSVNNSNTLAGAANINIKLSYDGGLTFPTILASNTPNDGSEIVTVPNVTEKNCRILIEPVNNIFYAVNSKSFAIGYTVSNTCNSYTYAAPFAIPEKSAYTTRTINYPTTTGEVSDINFKVDLTHAFISDIQMEVVSPQGTTVKLLERSCNDTNGTLSLTFDDSGTELKCGVSTAQTVTPFENLSAFNGENPSGTWTFRIRDAFTDDTGTLNSASITICEKSFILKQPEFRILDFMAFSNPNNGTFKVKFTSDSSSTVQIKIHDILGKLLFQNEYPKTNLFEEFIQIPNAQSGLYFLETAVAEKKIITKILVE; encoded by the coding sequence ATGAGGAATCAAGCACTATTTATATTCGTTTTTATTTGTCATATCTCTTTTTACGCTCAGACACAATCTCCTTGGCAAAAAGTAACAAATGAATCCACTACCAGTAAAAAACTTAGCAGTATTACTATTAAGGAACCAACTCTTTACCGATTAGATTTAAACTCTTTCAAGCAGTCATTGACAAGTATAACAAATAAAACAGCAAAAAAAACAGCAGTCGAAATTAGCATTCCTAATAAAAATGGTGATTTAGAAAAATTTACGGTTTCTGAATACTCTAACTTTGAACCTGAACTACAAGACAAATTTCCCGACATTCGGGCTTACGAAGGAAAAGGAATCACAGACAATAAAGCAAGATTAAATTTCAGTCTTTCCCCAAAAGGCATTCAAACAATCATCCTTCGAGCTGACAATGCTACTGAATTTATTGAAACATACTCAGAAGACCCATCACTTTATGTAGTAATATCATCTAAAACTAGAAATAAAGGTGAATTACCTCTAAGTTGTAAAACAGAAGATGTTGCATTAAATAAAGACTTACTAAGCAAAACAGCCAAAATCTCGTCAAACAATAAGGTTTTCAAAACGCTAAGACTTGCTTTATCATGTACAGGCGAATATGCACGATATTTTGGCGGCCCCACTGCAACTACAGCTGACGCACTTGCAGGTATGAATGCTACTATGACTAGAGTAAATGCAATTTTTAATAGAGATTTAGCCGTAAAATTAAATATCATCGCTAATAACAACCTTATCATCTATACCAACCCAGCTACCGACCCTTATTCGAACGCATCATCCTTAGACAATTGGGCGCTAGAATTACAAAATACTTTAACTACAGTTATCACTAATAGTGGTTACGATATCGGCCACTTATTTGGTGCTTCAGGAGGTGGAGGTAATGCTGGATGCATAGGTTGTGTTTGTATAAACCCGAGTGTTTCTGACCCTTATGGAAAAGGAAGTGCTTACACCTCTCCCTCAAACGGCAAACCCGAAGGAGAAGCATTCGATATTGATTTTGTAGCCCATGAAATGGGACATCAATTAGGCGCAAATCATTCCTTTTCATATGAAATAGAAGGCACAGGCGTTAGTGTAGAACCTGGAAGTGGATCAACTATCATGGGATATGCAGGTGTTACTGAACAATATGATATTCAAGCCTATTCAGACAGCTATTTTGCTTATGCCAATATTTTACAAATTCAAAACAATCTAGCCACTAAATCATGCCCAACTAGTACAACCATTACCAATAATCCTCCACAAATTAATGCTGGAGCTGACTATACCATCCCAAAAGGCACAGCGTTCATTTTAAAAGGCACAGGCTCAGACAGCGATGGTGACACCATTACTTATTGTTGGGAACAAAATGATTCAGCGACTTCAGCAAACAAAGACAATAGTTATGCTGTTTCAACAAAAACAAATGGACCGTTATTCAGGTCAATTGCACCAGCAAACAGTCCAACACGTTATATGCCTCCTTATAGTAATGTTCTAGCCAATAAATTGACCAGTAGTTGGGAATCCGTTTCTAATGTCGCTAGAACTTTACATTTTGTTTTGACAGGTAGAGATAATGCCGCAATGGGAACAGCCCAAACCAATAGCGATGAAATGATTGTAACAGTAAGCGGAAATATTGGTCCATTTGCAATTACATCTCAAAATAGCGAGGACATTGAATGGCCGCAAGGTTCGAATCAAACTATAACTTGGAGCGTAAATAATTCGAATACTTTAGCAGGTGCAGCGAACATAAATATAAAACTCTCGTATGATGGAGGATTAACTTTTCCAACAATTCTAGCTTCAAATACACCAAATGATGGCTCTGAAATCGTTACTGTCCCAAATGTAACTGAAAAAAATTGTCGCATATTAATCGAACCAGTCAACAATATTTTTTATGCCGTTAATAGCAAATCATTTGCCATCGGCTATACCGTATCAAATACTTGCAATTCGTATACTTATGCTGCTCCATTTGCAATACCAGAAAAATCAGCATATACAACACGTACTATAAACTACCCCACAACCACAGGAGAAGTGTCTGACATTAATTTTAAAGTAGATTTAACACATGCTTTTATATCAGATATCCAGATGGAGGTTGTAAGCCCACAAGGCACAACTGTAAAGCTCTTAGAGAGGAGTTGTAACGATACCAACGGAACCCTTTCACTTACGTTTGACGACTCTGGTACTGAACTGAAATGTGGTGTATCTACAGCTCAAACAGTCACTCCATTTGAAAACTTATCCGCATTTAATGGTGAGAATCCAAGCGGCACATGGACTTTTAGAATAAGAGATGCTTTTACAGATGACACAGGAACTTTAAACTCCGCATCTATAACTATCTGTGAGAAGAGCTTCATTTTAAAACAACCTGAATTTAGAATACTGGATTTTATGGCATTTAGCAACCCAAACAACGGTACTTTTAAAGTAAAATTCACCAGCGACTCTAGTAGTACCGTTCAAATAAAAATACATGATATACTAGGTAAATTATTATTTCAAAATGAATACCCAAAAACTAATCTTTTTGAAGAATTCATTCAAATTCCAAATGCACAATCAGGCCTTTACTTTTTAGAAACAGCGGTGGCAGAAAAGAAAATCATCACAAAAATACTGGTTGAATAG
- a CDS encoding F0F1 ATP synthase subunit epsilon translates to MILEIVSPEASLFKGEITSITVPGVDGSFQILNNHAPIVSILQKGTVSIAAPSFKFSKESADLFTKLNDQNYTLAINSGTIEMKDNKVIVLAD, encoded by the coding sequence ATGATTTTAGAAATAGTATCACCAGAAGCGTCTTTATTCAAAGGAGAAATAACTTCAATCACTGTTCCAGGTGTTGATGGTAGTTTTCAGATTTTAAATAATCACGCTCCAATAGTATCAATCCTTCAAAAAGGAACGGTAAGTATTGCTGCTCCTAGTTTTAAGTTTAGCAAAGAATCTGCTGATTTGTTTACCAAATTAAATGATCAAAACTATACTTTAGCGATCAATTCAGGAACTATTGAAATGAAAGACAACAAAGTGATTGTTTTAGCTGACTAA
- the atpD gene encoding F0F1 ATP synthase subunit beta yields MSKVIGKVAQIIGPVVDVVFNGKDVELPKIYDSLEIIKKDGTKLILEVQSHIGENTVRTISMDSTDGLSRGYEVVGTGNPIQMPIGADVYGRLFNVVGDAIDGLPELPKTGENGMSIHRQAPKFEDLATSSEVLFTGIKVIDLIEPYAKGGKIGLFGGAGVGKTVLIQELINNIAKGHGGLSVFAGVGERTREGNDLLREMLESGIIKYGEEFMHSMENGGWDLSKVDLPGMRESKATFVFGQMNEPPGARARVALSGLSIAEYFRDGAGSDQGKDVLFFVDNIFRFTQAGSEVSALLGRMPSAVGYQPTLATEMGAMQERITSTNKGSITSVQAVYVPADDLTDPAPATTFAHLDATTVLSRKIAELGIYPAVDPLDSTSRILTPQVLGNEHYDCAQRVKEILQKYKQLQDIIAILGMEELSEEDKLAVSRARRVQRFLSQPFHVAEQFTGIPGVLVDIKDTIKGFNMIIDGELDHLPESAFNLKGTIEEAIEAGEKMLAEA; encoded by the coding sequence ATGTCAAAAGTAATAGGAAAAGTTGCGCAAATCATTGGTCCTGTAGTCGATGTGGTTTTCAACGGTAAAGATGTTGAACTTCCAAAAATTTATGATTCATTGGAAATCATAAAAAAAGATGGTACTAAGTTAATTCTTGAAGTGCAATCTCATATTGGTGAAAATACAGTTCGTACCATATCTATGGACTCAACAGATGGTTTGAGTAGAGGTTATGAAGTAGTGGGAACAGGTAATCCTATTCAAATGCCAATTGGAGCAGATGTTTACGGACGTTTGTTTAATGTAGTAGGTGATGCTATCGACGGTTTGCCAGAATTACCTAAAACAGGTGAGAATGGTATGTCAATTCACCGTCAAGCTCCAAAATTCGAAGATTTAGCAACTTCATCTGAAGTTTTATTTACAGGGATTAAAGTAATCGATTTGATTGAGCCTTATGCAAAAGGAGGTAAAATTGGATTGTTTGGTGGTGCAGGAGTAGGTAAAACAGTATTGATTCAGGAGTTGATTAACAATATTGCAAAAGGTCACGGTGGACTTTCAGTATTCGCAGGAGTAGGAGAAAGAACACGTGAAGGAAATGACTTGCTTCGTGAGATGTTAGAGTCAGGTATTATTAAATACGGTGAGGAATTCATGCACTCTATGGAAAATGGAGGATGGGATTTATCTAAAGTTGATTTGCCAGGAATGAGAGAGTCTAAAGCTACTTTCGTTTTCGGACAAATGAATGAGCCTCCTGGAGCTCGTGCTCGTGTAGCGCTTTCTGGATTGTCTATCGCTGAATACTTCCGTGATGGAGCTGGTTCTGACCAAGGTAAAGATGTATTATTCTTCGTTGATAATATCTTCCGTTTTACACAAGCAGGTTCTGAGGTTTCGGCACTTTTAGGTCGTATGCCATCTGCGGTAGGTTACCAACCAACATTAGCAACTGAAATGGGTGCGATGCAAGAGCGTATCACATCAACAAATAAAGGGTCTATTACATCTGTACAAGCGGTTTACGTTCCTGCGGATGACTTAACTGACCCGGCGCCAGCAACAACATTTGCTCACTTAGATGCTACTACTGTATTGTCTCGTAAGATTGCTGAGTTAGGTATTTATCCTGCGGTTGATCCATTGGATTCTACTTCTCGTATCTTGACTCCTCAAGTATTAGGAAATGAGCATTATGACTGTGCACAAAGAGTGAAAGAAATTCTTCAAAAATACAAGCAATTGCAAGATATTATCGCGATTTTAGGTATGGAAGAATTGTCTGAAGAAGATAAATTAGCTGTTTCTAGAGCACGTCGTGTACAACGTTTCTTGTCTCAACCTTTCCACGTAGCGGAGCAATTTACAGGTATTCCTGGAGTATTGGTTGATATTAAAGATACTATCAAAGGATTTAATATGATTATTGATGGTGAATTAGATCACTTACCAGAATCAGCATTTAACCTTAAAGGTACTATTGAAGAAGCTATCGAAGCTGGAGAAAAAATGTTAGCAGAAGCTTAA
- a CDS encoding TonB-dependent receptor domain-containing protein has translation MKNHLIFLLFLFCSASFGQNSITGSVVNSNNEAVLGANVGIKGDPSGTITDSEGKFVLKSSKKLPWSVQISCVGYESQSVMVSSNKQNINIVLKAEQTKLNEVVISASRAPERIFESPVTVERMSLREIKKTASPSFYDGIENMKEVHMNTSSLTFKSINTRGFATVANERFLQLVDGMDNSSPLLNFVLGNMIGVSEIDIQNVELLPGASSALYGANAFNGVMFMNSKSPFIYQGISTYFKYGQTSQEAAGTNGFYDFGIRMAHAFDKHFAAKFNFTHLEGTDWYATNYNDYKNGVVTGQTRTNPGYNGLNVYGDEFTQNLASLAPTLVSSIPSLNTAVSRTGYNEVDLTDNKAGNTKVDFSLHFRPLGDESLEVIWLSKFGLGNAVYQGGNRYYLNNFFMQQHKLEIKGKNFFVRGYTTTEDGGESYDMTFTAWNINNAWKSNKQWYTDYLTNYVGAYSGGVTGITPGNVSASHAFARTQADVGRLIPGTAAFQSAFDKVIAEPDAVKGSKLVDNSKIYHSDVNYNFRDVIKFAEFQVGGSYRQYLLNSHGRIYTDANSGIDYSEYGLYTQVQKKLLDDRLKFTGSIRYDKSENFEGNYSPRVSVVYAVGEEKVHNLRVSYQTGFRNPGTQDQYIGFNIGPLLLLGSAPDNLLRYSETLPVSTAGQFYTGAATVKVNGENAYYNSYTRTSVEAFAAFAAANPTNLPGAAALLKKTNVGLVKPEQVKAIELGYRSQIQKVYVDVNGYFNVYNDFIGRATALAPLYGKASESFNFVTGAPTYTTNPEVQSLVAIRNADYRAYQLYTNTPLEIRSYGVGIGLSKKFFGNYDIGVSYNYAEFEFDQSQDPSFQAGFNTPKNRVKASIGNDKLFENFGFNLSGRWNSEYLWESSFATGMVASATVIDAQVNYSFPSIKSVLKIGAANLGGKEYTQVLGAGAIGRQIFASFTIKP, from the coding sequence ATGAAAAATCATTTAATTTTTTTATTGTTTTTGTTTTGTAGTGCCAGTTTTGGGCAAAATTCTATTACCGGTTCAGTTGTGAATAGTAATAATGAAGCCGTTCTTGGTGCTAATGTTGGTATAAAAGGAGATCCCTCCGGTACAATTACGGATAGTGAAGGTAAATTTGTCCTTAAATCTTCGAAAAAACTTCCATGGTCAGTCCAGATTTCTTGTGTTGGTTATGAGTCCCAAAGTGTAATGGTTAGTTCGAATAAGCAAAATATTAACATTGTATTAAAAGCTGAACAAACCAAATTAAATGAAGTGGTGATTTCTGCCTCAAGAGCACCTGAAAGAATTTTTGAGTCTCCGGTTACTGTTGAAAGAATGAGTTTAAGAGAGATAAAAAAAACTGCTTCTCCAAGTTTCTATGATGGAATTGAAAATATGAAAGAAGTTCATATGAATACCAGTAGTTTAACTTTTAAGTCTATCAATACAAGGGGTTTTGCAACAGTTGCTAATGAACGCTTTTTGCAATTAGTGGATGGTATGGATAATTCTTCCCCGCTTTTGAATTTTGTTTTGGGGAATATGATAGGTGTTTCTGAGATTGATATTCAAAATGTGGAATTATTACCAGGAGCTTCATCTGCTTTATATGGAGCTAATGCGTTTAACGGTGTTATGTTTATGAATAGTAAGAGCCCGTTCATTTATCAAGGAATTTCAACTTATTTCAAATATGGGCAAACAAGTCAAGAAGCGGCTGGGACTAATGGGTTTTATGATTTTGGTATAAGAATGGCACATGCTTTTGATAAGCATTTTGCGGCAAAGTTTAATTTTACCCATTTAGAAGGTACTGATTGGTATGCTACAAATTATAATGATTATAAAAATGGTGTTGTGACTGGTCAGACAAGAACGAATCCAGGATATAATGGTTTGAATGTGTATGGTGATGAGTTTACACAAAACTTAGCGTCTCTAGCTCCTACATTAGTTTCTTCGATTCCGTCATTAAATACAGCTGTTTCTAGAACAGGATATAATGAGGTGGATTTAACAGATAATAAAGCTGGAAATACTAAAGTTGATTTTTCACTTCATTTCCGTCCTTTAGGCGATGAGAGTTTAGAGGTGATTTGGTTAAGTAAATTTGGATTAGGAAATGCAGTCTATCAAGGAGGGAATAGGTATTATTTAAATAACTTTTTTATGCAACAGCATAAGTTAGAAATTAAAGGTAAGAACTTTTTTGTACGAGGGTATACCACTACTGAGGATGGAGGAGAGTCCTATGATATGACTTTTACTGCTTGGAATATAAATAATGCATGGAAATCAAATAAACAATGGTATACAGATTATTTGACCAATTATGTTGGTGCATATTCAGGTGGTGTAACTGGAATAACTCCAGGGAATGTTTCTGCATCTCATGCATTTGCGCGTACTCAGGCTGATGTTGGAAGATTGATTCCAGGGACAGCTGCCTTCCAATCAGCATTTGATAAGGTAATCGCTGAGCCAGATGCAGTGAAAGGGTCTAAATTAGTTGATAATTCTAAAATTTACCATTCTGATGTTAATTATAATTTTAGAGATGTTATAAAATTTGCCGAGTTTCAGGTTGGAGGTTCTTATAGACAGTATTTATTGAATTCACACGGAAGGATTTATACAGATGCTAACAGTGGAATTGATTATAGTGAATATGGGCTTTATACTCAAGTACAAAAAAAATTATTGGATGATAGATTAAAATTTACTGGATCTATACGTTATGATAAATCTGAAAATTTTGAAGGTAATTATTCTCCAAGGGTGTCAGTTGTTTATGCGGTGGGTGAGGAAAAGGTACATAATCTTAGAGTTTCTTATCAAACAGGTTTTAGAAATCCTGGAACTCAAGATCAATATATAGGGTTTAATATAGGGCCATTATTATTGTTAGGTTCTGCTCCAGATAATTTGTTGAGGTATTCTGAGACATTACCAGTTTCTACCGCAGGACAATTTTATACAGGTGCAGCAACTGTAAAAGTAAATGGTGAAAACGCTTATTATAATTCGTATACTAGAACTTCTGTTGAGGCTTTTGCAGCTTTCGCAGCAGCAAATCCTACAAACCTACCTGGGGCTGCGGCATTATTGAAAAAAACGAATGTTGGCTTAGTTAAGCCTGAACAAGTAAAAGCAATCGAATTAGGGTACCGTTCACAAATTCAGAAAGTATATGTGGATGTTAATGGGTATTTTAATGTGTATAATGATTTTATAGGTAGAGCAACGGCTCTAGCGCCTTTGTATGGTAAAGCTAGTGAGTCTTTTAATTTTGTTACTGGAGCGCCGACCTATACTACTAATCCAGAAGTGCAAAGTTTAGTCGCGATTCGAAATGCTGATTATAGAGCTTATCAATTGTATACGAATACACCATTGGAAATTCGATCTTATGGGGTCGGAATTGGATTGTCAAAAAAGTTTTTTGGTAATTATGATATAGGTGTTAGCTATAATTATGCTGAGTTTGAATTTGATCAGTCTCAGGATCCAAGTTTTCAAGCGGGATTTAATACGCCTAAGAATAGGGTTAAAGCTTCTATTGGAAATGATAAGTTGTTTGAAAACTTTGGTTTTAATTTAAGTGGAAGATGGAATAGTGAATATTTATGGGAGTCATCATTTGCTACTGGAATGGTTGCTTCGGCTACAGTAATTGATGCGCAGGTAAATTATAGTTTTCCTTCTATTAAATCTGTGTTGAAAATTGGAGCTGCTAATTTAGGTGGAAAAGAATATACTCAAGTATTGGGTGCGGGTGCAATTGGAAGACAAATATTTGCATCGTTTACTATCAAACCATAA